Genomic DNA from Hordeum vulgare subsp. vulgare chromosome 2H, MorexV3_pseudomolecules_assembly, whole genome shotgun sequence:
GTCTAGCAAATCACCATGATCAAGAGATATAGAGTAATAGTGATCAGAGTTTGGCATTTGTAATGGTTTGTACAGATTTCATTTAAGAGTTTTTTACTATTGTTTTGAACGTTTCAGAGATTTGTAGTTTCACTACCACCAAATTATGGCTCctcttgagcttattatttcttcAACCGATGCGGTGTTAATTTTTAACCTTACAACATATTTGGCTGTAAGGTATTTGTTTGTGTAATTTTTACAcacattttccttttttttacagGTGGTGTGCGCAAAATGTGGCTTAAGTGTGGAAAGTTCTCAGATTGACAGGAGAGCACTGAACTACTTCATAAATCACTATTTGAACATTAGCATTCATACGTGTCCCCTAAAGGTTGTCTTTAACTTCCATCAAAGTTTTTCCTCTTCATTGTTAGTTTCTTCCATCTTTTTTTGTTCATTTTTTTTATCTTACGTGCTAACTTTCATTTGTGTTGGTTGTCAGAAAACATTTTCTGATTGTCGAAAGGAATTGTTCAGTTGCCATGAACAGACTGCCACTGCTATCTCCAGCTGTCCATCAAGCAAAATAGAAGATCTTGGAGACTTTCTTCAGGTAGTAGTATCTTATTTATTTGGATAATTAGGAGGTATATGTTTCTCATGCCTTTTCTGCAATGTGCAGGATTTTCCAGCTAGTGGCATCTTAGCCAATGATGTATTATTCGATGAGAAGGGTGCAATAATTTTGATTGCGTTCCTTTGTTCACATCTGACTAATGATAAAAGATTGGTATCTTTCTTTCACATTTCTCTCCTTTCATTTCTGTTCAGCATGCATGAAATACCTTCATTTGTATAGGAACAACTACGGAATTCGATCAGTGGAAGATTGGACTGCCAACGCCTGGAGAATAGAGTTTCTGCTAGGCTTAGATCTCCGGGAAAGAATGATGTGAAGTATCAATCCCCTCAGACAGGTAACACAGATGATTCATGCACTGGCCAGGGTTTGTCCTTTATCGCTCCATTTGGTTGTCCTGTTTTTACATTGAACAAGATGAAAACCGCCACTTTTTAAGGTTCTGATGCCTATGTAGTGCTGTTCGCAAATACTTTAATATGCATTAGTCATTATTTTCTGCTGCTAAAAAGTACCTGTGAGGTTTCCATAGTTTGATGATTTCTAGCTTTGTTGGCAACATAAGATTCTCTGCAAACTAGTGAATGTCATGTTACTATTTCTCCAGAGAAGGCTGCCAGTTTTTAAGACTCTGATGCCTATGTAGTGCTGTTCACAAATACTTTAATATGCATTAGTCATTGTTTTCTGCTGCTAAAAAGTACCTGTGAGGTTTCCATGGTTTGATGGTTTCTAGCTTTGTTGGCAACACAAGATTCTCTGCAAACTAGTGAATGTCATGTTAATATTTCTCCAGAGAAGGCTGCTACAATTATACAAGCTCAAATCCGACGGATAATTGCAAAGAACCGATATCATAAGCTTAAGAGGTCAATATCTATCCTGCAAGGTGCTATAAGAGCATGGTCATTTGTTAACATGACAAGGAAATCTAGCTGTCTAACTGCCGCCTCGCCTACCCACGCGCGAGCATATGGTACATTTCCCTTACTAATTGCTCATTATTCACACACTGAAATCGCACCATAATTGTTAATATCCAGCTGTTCATTTCTTTCCAGGAAGCTACAGCAGATATTTAATTTTCATATTAGAAAGGCATAGATTTGTGCGAATGAGAAGATCTACCATTGTgattcagcaggctgtaaggatttggATTGGGGAAAGAAAGAGATCTGAGAACATTGAGCCTTTTGAAAGCCATGAGTTCTTGGAAACTACAGCTTCGCCGAAAACTGATTGCATAGAAATGTGCGATGGTGAGCATGAGACAACACCTTGCAAGGATTTGGGTATCTTGGTAACTTCTGCTGCCCCTCAATGCCTTGATGAGAGTAACCATATAGATACAGTCACTATTGTGCAGCTTCATGTCAAAAACAGCAACTATGTAACTTCTCCTAGTCCTCATCAGAGTATCATTAAGAGTGGTTCTGTAGATTCCGTCAGCCATCAGCCATGTGAGATTGAGACTGACAGCATAGCATCAGCCACTAGACTTGCGTGCGAGGCTGATGTGGACTGTGGAAGCAATATTTCTTGTGGAGCTTCATTCCAGCATGAACATCCTGTATCTGCCCAGCTCGATTTCTCACTTCGCAAAGACATAATGGCTGTTCAAAAGATACAATTTGCATATAGAAGATTTGTACACAATAGATCCTCAAGAATATATGCTGCAACCAAAATCCAGAGCCACTGGCGTGGTTTCACGATGCGGATGTGTTTCACAAAGCAAGTTGAAGCTATCACTGTAATCCAATCTGTAGCCAGACACAACTTGTGTAGCTGGGCCTTTCAGCGGTTTCACAATGCTGCACTAGACATTCAGCGTATTGCCAGAGGAGGTTTCGCAAGAAAGCGACTATTAGGTTAGTATGTATTCTTTTGATGCGTTCTTGTTGGCTACTGACCCGCATTACTCATGCAGGTTCTTCACTGCAAACCTACACTAGCCTTGTTAGCCTTGACCAAAGTCAGCATAAAAGATCTCACCAGAGTACTGAACTCAAAATTGTGTTGTACTCAACCTTAAGGCTACAAAGATGGTGGAGGAAGGTCCTATTGCACCAGTCTATCAAACTATCAGCAATCTCAATTCAATCATCAGTTCGTGGTTGGTTGGCTCGGAAACAAGTCAAACGAATTACTTGCTGCGTCCACGTCATTCAAGTATGTGTGCTATTTTTTGCTACTTTCTATATTGGATTGTAACGGGGGAAAGGTATATGATCAGTCTATTTGCAGAGATGGTGGAGAAATGTTATGTTTCTTGAATCAAGGAAAAGAGCTGCGACTACTATTCAATCCCATGTTCGTGGTTGGATAGCACGACAATCTGCTATTAGAAAAAAGAAGTCTATAACTATTATTCAGGTCATGACCAACATCCACCATATGATTTCTTACATGAGTACACTTCcttcttttttgtgtgtgtttcaaGTTTCTTCAAGAACTTATATAAAATGGTGCATTTCCTTTCACATGACATTCGACCACTTGAATTTTGCAGTCATTCGTCAAAGCATACCATGTGAGGAAAGCTTCAAAGGAAGAAGTTGTTTACATAAGGTCTAGAATTCAGAAGGCTTCTGCACAAGTTGATGATGGCATGCGCCTGATCAATAGACTAATTGCTGCGCTGTCACAAATCACTGGATGTAGGAGCATCAGCAGTATTCGACAAACTTGCACGACATTAAGTAAATATATATTCTTTAAGATTACATTTTGAAGTATTTCTCTAGCCTGGTTTCATGTCAGTGTTGTTGTGTTCTTTGTTTCATATTTACTTCCTTCACATTCTTAGGACCGTGCTgttttctgatcctttactgggcACTTGCTTCAGGAGTCCTGCGGTTTACTATATCTGTACCGTTTCTCCTCCAGGTATTGCTACAGAGCTTTCCGAGAAGTGTTGTGAGACACTTGTTGATGCCGGTGCTGTAGACATTCTGCTGAAGCAAATCCCTCGACTTAACCGAGGGATCCCTGACCAGGAAGTTTTGAAGCAAGTACTCTACACACTGCGGAACATTGCGCGGTTCCCAAATGTTCGACCAGTGTTAGCTAACAATCCACAGTTGGTTAACACTATTTTCCAGGAGCTGCTGCGGTAATTTCTCTCAGTATTGAGTTCATTTTTTGACTACTCCTAAGTAGTATCATTTTGGTTTTCCCTGTAGTTAATTGCTTGCTCATTCACGTGGCTTGATTACACATCAAGGACCAGGTGTCCAGTGCATTTTTTGACTACTCCTAAGTACAGTAGTACGTATCATTTTGGTTTTCCCTGTAGTTCATTGCTTGCTCATTCACATGACATGATTACACAATAAGGACCATGTCGAGCGATTTTTTGACATACTCAAAATagaagctccactgaagctagtgCCCCACTATAGATTTTCCCCATGTTTAAGTAGTTTGTCACTGCAGCCTCTGTCTTCCCAAAGCCAAGTGGGTTGCCTGCCTGTATACAGAATCCAACTCACAAGTGTTCCCCTTCAACCTGCAAGATTGGGAACTCATACAGTTTTGAAAATTTGCAACTTCAGTTGTCCTTGTTGTTCTGATTAATGAGCCTGTAATTCCTGAGATGATACTTTATTTATTGTTGCCCCCAGGAACAAAACGGACATGTTTTTCATCGCATGTGGAATTTTGATGAAGCTGTGCGAGTCGGAAGAAGGGCGTGGATTCGCCGGGGCCCTGCGGCACCACATAAGAGGGCTGGGCAGTATGGTGCGAGGCCTTGAGAAGAAGGTGGAGCTCGACAAGAGGTAAAGATATAACAGTAACATCCTTGGAAAAGTACTAGTGAAACagatagctagctagctagctggacCGGACTGTTTTTTGATTCACTGGCTTGTCTTGTCTCTGCAAGAAATGGTCGTACCGGAGCTCGTAAGGAGGACAATTTGCGGCGGCTCGGGGAGGCTGCGGCCCTTTACCATCTTCTCACCGATAAATGATGGATAAGATGTGGTTTGTAGCCCTTGGTTTCTGGAACCGGAAGTGATTGTAGTCCAAAGGTAGATCTTGTGGACAGACGTGATGAAACTTACTGTGTGCCCGTCAGTCGTGGTAATATGTGGTAAACTATCAGAGTTGTGCAACGGAGCATCAGCTTGATGTATGTGACAATGGTTTGTTTGACCTTACCTGCTCCACTCTATTTTGTTTACATTTTCTTGGTTGTGTTGCATTTATCCTGTTATGACTATTGATCGGAGGCAGAAGCAAGAAACCAAACTTGCGATTTCAATGTAAGCTATTCTGGCATGAAAGCTTTGACAAGATCTTGGGCTCTTGGGTGCTAGCACACCCTATATGCGCAAAATAATTTAGTAATTGAATAAAAAAAACTAAACTTTTTTGGAATCGAGTGTGATAAGTGTACTTCCTCCGCTCCACTGAATAAAAA
This window encodes:
- the LOC123425887 gene encoding abnormal spindle-like microcephaly-associated protein homolog isoform X5, producing the protein MTPAMVAVLRESLREVCSLDDVKERMGKYMSTEACEEVLIMMCQICKNIDERRLKMKAHCPIVTDLRLKENATRIFLCYNPEWLRVGLHIVLGGDCLLQSGSWKRDKEVHFLKLLLEKQLFGQNGTGYTETLGNIILKRMFLLVAALDRAKMERTLPLKFGIDSLDGGSPPLFCHRANIKSSQQIIQKSLAEAMHGEGDLLVHLSIMGYKLNYQQLALSEYDFTIGNLFEDLHDGIILCRVVQLLLSDASIILKVIAPSDTHKKKLQNCTTAIQYIKQAGVPISDADGVTISAEDIANGDKELILSLLWNMFIHMQLPLVVNKTSLARELSRLKALAVEQPISVTKSHMGLLYDWIQVVCAKCGLSVESSQIDRRALNYFINHYLNISIHTCPLKKTFSDCRKELFSCHEQTATAISSCPSSKIEDLGDFLQDFPASGILANDVLFDEKGAIILIAFLCSHLTNDKRLEQLRNSISGRLDCQRLENRVSARLRSPGKNDVKYQSPQTEKAATIIQAQIRRIIAKNRYHKLKRSISILQGAIRAWSFVNMTRKSSCLTAASPTHARAYGSYSRYLIFILERHRFVRMRRSTIVIQQAVRIWIGERKRSENIEPFESHEFLETTASPKTDCIEMCDGEHETTPCKDLGILVTSAAPQCLDESNHIDTVTIVQLHVKNSNYVTSPSPHQSIIKSGSVDSVSHQPCEIETDSIASATRLACEADVDCGSNISCGASFQHEHPVSAQLDFSLRKDIMAVQKIQFAYRRFVHNRSSRIYAATKIQSHWRGFTMRMCFTKQVEAITVIQSVARHNLCSWAFQRFHNAALDIQRIARGGFARKRLLGYKDGGGRSYCTSLSNYQQSQFNHQFVVGWLGNKSNELLAASTSFKDGGEMLCFLNQGKELRLLFNPMFVVG
- the LOC123425887 gene encoding abnormal spindle-like microcephaly-associated protein homolog isoform X2, whose translation is MTPAMVAVLRESLREVCSLDDVKERMGKYMSTEACEEVLIMMCQICKNIDERRLKMKAHCPIVTDLRLKENATRIFLCYNPEWLRVGLHIVLGGDCLLQSGSWKRDKEVHFLKLLLEKQLFGQNGTGYTETLGNIILKRMFLLVAALDRAKMERTLPLKFGIDSLDGGSPPLFCHRANIKSSQQIIQKSLAEAMHGEGDLLVHLSIMGYKLNYQQLALSEYDFTIGNLFEDLHDGIILCRVVQLLLSDASIILKVIAPSDTHKKKLQNCTTAIQYIKQAGVPISDADGVTISAEDIANGDKELILSLLWNMFIHMQLPLVVNKTSLARELSRLKALAVVVCAKCGLSVESSQIDRRALNYFINHYLNISIHTCPLKKTFSDCRKELFSCHEQTATAISSCPSSKIEDLGDFLQDFPASGILANDVLFDEKGAIILIAFLCSHLTNDKRLEQLRNSISGRLDCQRLENRVSARLRSPGKNDVKYQSPQTEKAATIIQAQIRRIIAKNRYHKLKRSISILQGAIRAWSFVNMTRKSSCLTAASPTHARAYGSYSRYLIFILERHRFVRMRRSTIVIQQAVRIWIGERKRSENIEPFESHEFLETTASPKTDCIEMCDGEHETTPCKDLGILVTSAAPQCLDESNHIDTVTIVQLHVKNSNYVTSPSPHQSIIKSGSVDSVSHQPCEIETDSIASATRLACEADVDCGSNISCGASFQHEHPVSAQLDFSLRKDIMAVQKIQFAYRRFVHNRSSRIYAATKIQSHWRGFTMRMCFTKQVEAITVIQSVARHNLCSWAFQRFHNAALDIQRIARGGFARKRLLGSSLQTYTSLVSLDQSQHKRSHQSTELKIVLYSTLRLQRWWRKVLLHQSIKLSAISIQSSVRGWLARKQVKRITCCVHVIQRWWRNVMFLESRKRAATTIQSHVRGWIARQSAIRKKKSITIIQSFVKAYHVRKASKEEVVYIRSRIQKASAQVDDGMRLINRLIAALSQITGCRSISSIRQTCTTLSIATELSEKCCETLVDAGAVDILLKQIPRLNRGIPDQEVLKQVLYTLRNIARFPNVRPVLANNPQLVNTIFQELLRNKTDMFFIACGILMKLCESEEGRGFAGALRHHIRGLGSMVRGLEKKVELDKRNGRTGARKEDNLRRLGEAAALYHLLTDK
- the LOC123425887 gene encoding abnormal spindle-like microcephaly-associated protein homolog isoform X4; this translates as MTPAMVAVLRESLREVCSLDDVKERMGKYMSTEACEEVLIMMCQICKNIDERRLKMKAHCPIVTDLRLKENATRIFLCYNPEWLRVGLHIVLGGDCLLQSGSWKRDKEVHFLKLLLEKQLFGQNGTGYTETLGNIILKRMFLLVAALDRAKMERTLPLKFGIDSLDGGSPPLFCHRANIKSSQQIIQKSLAEAMHGEGDLLVHLSIMGYKLNYQQLALSEYDFTIGNLFEDLHDGIILCRVVQLLLSDASIILKVIAPSDTHKKKLQNCTTAIQYIKQAGVPISDADGVTISAEDIANGDKELILSLLWNMFIHMQLPLVVNKTSLARELSRLKALAVEQPISVTKSHMGLLYDWIQVVCAKCGLSVESSQIDRRALNYFINHYLNISIHTCPLKKTFSDCRKELFSCHEQTATAISSCPSSKIEDLGDFLQDFPASGILANDVLFDEKGAIILIAFLCSHLTNDKRLEQLRNSISGRLDCQRLENRVSARLRSPGKNDVKYQSPQTEKAATIIQAQIRRIIAKNRYHKLKRSISILQGAIRAWSFVNMTRKSSCLTAASPTHARAYGSYSRYLIFILERHRFVRMRRSTIVIQQAVRIWIGERKRSENIEPFESHEFLETTASPKTDCIEMCDGSSLQTYTSLVSLDQSQHKRSHQSTELKIVLYSTLRLQRWWRKVLLHQSIKLSAISIQSSVRGWLARKQVKRITCCVHVIQRWWRNVMFLESRKRAATTIQSHVRGWIARQSAIRKKKSITIIQSFVKAYHVRKASKEEVVYIRSRIQKASAQVDDGMRLINRLIAALSQITGCRSISSIRQTCTTLSIATELSEKCCETLVDAGAVDILLKQIPRLNRGIPDQEVLKQVLYTLRNIARFPNVRPVLANNPQLVNTIFQELLRNKTDMFFIACGILMKLCESEEGRGFAGALRHHIRGLGSMVRGLEKKVELDKRNGRTGARKEDNLRRLGEAAALYHLLTDK
- the LOC123425887 gene encoding abnormal spindle-like microcephaly-associated protein isoform X1, yielding MTPAMVAVLRESLREVCSLDDVKERMGKYMSTEACEEVLIMMCQICKNIDERRLKMKAHCPIVTDLRLKENATRIFLCYNPEWLRVGLHIVLGGDCLLQSGSWKRDKEVHFLKLLLEKQLFGQNGTGYTETLGNIILKRMFLLVAALDRAKMERTLPLKFGIDSLDGGSPPLFCHRANIKSSQQIIQKSLAEAMHGEGDLLVHLSIMGYKLNYQQLALSEYDFTIGNLFEDLHDGIILCRVVQLLLSDASIILKVIAPSDTHKKKLQNCTTAIQYIKQAGVPISDADGVTISAEDIANGDKELILSLLWNMFIHMQLPLVVNKTSLARELSRLKALAVEQPISVTKSHMGLLYDWIQVVCAKCGLSVESSQIDRRALNYFINHYLNISIHTCPLKKTFSDCRKELFSCHEQTATAISSCPSSKIEDLGDFLQDFPASGILANDVLFDEKGAIILIAFLCSHLTNDKRLEQLRNSISGRLDCQRLENRVSARLRSPGKNDVKYQSPQTEKAATIIQAQIRRIIAKNRYHKLKRSISILQGAIRAWSFVNMTRKSSCLTAASPTHARAYGSYSRYLIFILERHRFVRMRRSTIVIQQAVRIWIGERKRSENIEPFESHEFLETTASPKTDCIEMCDGEHETTPCKDLGILVTSAAPQCLDESNHIDTVTIVQLHVKNSNYVTSPSPHQSIIKSGSVDSVSHQPCEIETDSIASATRLACEADVDCGSNISCGASFQHEHPVSAQLDFSLRKDIMAVQKIQFAYRRFVHNRSSRIYAATKIQSHWRGFTMRMCFTKQVEAITVIQSVARHNLCSWAFQRFHNAALDIQRIARGGFARKRLLGSSLQTYTSLVSLDQSQHKRSHQSTELKIVLYSTLRLQRWWRKVLLHQSIKLSAISIQSSVRGWLARKQVKRITCCVHVIQRWWRNVMFLESRKRAATTIQSHVRGWIARQSAIRKKKSITIIQSFVKAYHVRKASKEEVVYIRSRIQKASAQVDDGMRLINRLIAALSQITGCRSISSIRQTCTTLSIATELSEKCCETLVDAGAVDILLKQIPRLNRGIPDQEVLKQVLYTLRNIARFPNVRPVLANNPQLVNTIFQELLRNKTDMFFIACGILMKLCESEEGRGFAGALRHHIRGLGSMVRGLEKKVELDKRNGRTGARKEDNLRRLGEAAALYHLLTDK
- the LOC123425887 gene encoding abnormal spindle-like microcephaly-associated protein isoform X3; its protein translation is MTPAMVAVLRESLREVCSLDDVKERMGKYMSTEACEEVLIMMCQICKNIDERRLKMKAHCPIVTDLRLKENATRIFLCYNPEWLRVGLHIVLGGDCLLQSGSWKRDKEVHFLKLLLEKQLFGQNGTGYTETLGNIILKRMFLLVAALDRAKMERTLPLKFGIDSLDGGSPPLFCHRANIKSSQQIIQKSLAEAMHGEGDLLVHLSIMGYKLNYQQLALSEYDFTIGNLFEDLHDGIILCRVVQLLLSDASIILKVIAPSDTHKKKLQNCTTAIQYIKQAGVPISDADGVTISAEDIANGDKELILSLLWNMFIHMQLPLVVNKTSLARELSRLKALAVEQPISVTKSHMGLLYDWIQVVCAKCGLSVESSQIDRRALNYFINHYLNISIHTCPLKKTFSDCRKELFSCHEQTATAISSCPSSKIEDLGDFLQDFPASGILANDVLFDEKGAIILIAFLCSHLTNDKRLEQLRNSISGRLDCQRLENRVSARLRSPGKNDVKYQSPQTEKAATIIQAQIRRIIAKNRYHKLKRSISILQGAIRAWSFVNMTRKSSCLTAASPTHARAYGSYSRYLIFILERHRFVRMRRSTIVIQQAVRIWIGERKRSENIEPFESHEFLETTASPKTDCIEMCDGEHETTPCKDLGILVTSAAPQCLDESNHIDTVTIVQLHVKNSNYVTSPSPHQSIIKSGSVDSVSHQPCEIETDSIASATRLACEADVDCGSNISCGASFQHEHPVSAQLDFSLRKDIMAVQKIQFAYRRFVHNRSSRIYAATKIQSHWRGFTMRMCFTKQVEAITVIQSVARHNLCSWAFQRFHNAALDIQRIARGGFARKRLLGSSLQTYTSLVSLDQSQHKRSHQSTELKIVLYSTLRLQRWWRKVLLHQSIKLSAISIQSSVRGWLARKQVKRITCCVHVIQRWWRNVMFLESRKRAATTIQSHVRGWIARQSAIRKKKSITIIQSFVKAYHVRKASKEEVVYIRSRIQKASAQVDDGMRLINRLIAALSQITGCRSISSIRQTCTTLSIATELSEKCCETLVDAGAVDILLKQIPRLNRGIPDQEVLKQVLYTLRNIARFPNVRPVLANNPQLVNTIFQELLR